CTTCCCGCTGGTGGTGAAGCCCGATCTGGGCTCCGGGGCCAGTAATACGTACAAGATTAATAATGAAGAGGAGCTCCAGCACTTTTTTGACACGAAGCCGGGGGATGTAGCCTTCATTATTGAAGAATTCATAGACGGGGTCATCCTCACCTATGACGGGCTGGTGGACAGGGACGGGAATGTACGCTTCGCGGTCAGCCACCTGTTCGAGAACAGTGTGATGGATGTCGTCAATACGGACAATCACCTCTACTACTTCTGTCTGCGGGAGATCAGTCCGGAGGTCGAGGAGGCGGGGCGGAGCATTTTGCAGGCTTTTGACATCCGGGAACGGTTCTTCCATATCGAGCTGTTCAAATCGCACAAGGATGGCCGGATCATTGCCCTGGAAGTGAATATGCGCCCGCCCGGCGCCTGGATGACCGATGCGATTAACTTCGCCTATGATGTTAATATCTATAAGGAATGGGCCAGCATGGTTGTGCACAATGAGGTCGGCGGTCCATACGAAGGCAAATATTATACCGGCTATGCCAGCCGTAAGAATCATAAGCATTACGCTCACAGCCATGAGGACATCTATCGTGAATTCGGCGGGAAGATTGTTGGTTATGACGAGATTGAAGAGGTCTTCAGCAGAGCGATGGGCAACAGCGCTTATCAGTTCCGTTCACCCGAGCTTTCGGAGGTCAGAGACATTAGAGGCTATATTCAACAAGAAGAGGGATAGGATGTGTTAACGGATGAGGATTAGCTACCATAAGGAGTACAGCCACAACCTGGGCAGAGACATGGAGTATAAAATATACGGCCACGCCGGCAAACCGATGCTCGTCTTCCCCACCTCGCTTGGACGCTTTTATCAATATGAGGATTCGGGCATGATCGATACGCTCTCGTCCTTCATTGAAGCGGGCAAGCTGCAGATCTGGGCCTGTGACAGTCTGGATGAGGAGACCTTCTTCTCCACCCACTGGAACAACGAGGACCGGATACACCGCCATGAACAGTATGACAAATATATTGCGCATGAGCTGATTCCCGGCATCCTCCATGAGAGCAAACGCAGCAACGGCGGGACCGACCAGCGTATTCTGATCTCCGGCTGCTCGATGGGCGCTTATTACAGCGCCAGCTTCTTTTTCCGTTATCCGCACTATTTCGATACCTTGATCGCCCTGAGCGGCGTCTACTCGACCTATTATTTCTTCGGCGACTATATGAGCGGGGACGTCTACCTCAATTCACCGCTGCATTACTTGCCGGGGCTGACGGATGAGCATTATCTGAACCAGTACCGCAGCAGCACAATTATCGCCTGTGTCGGTCAAGGGGCGTATGAGGACGAGATGCTGCATGAGACCCGGCTGCTTCAGGAGGTGCTGGGGCAGAAGGGCATTCCCGCACGGATCGACTACTGGGGCCATGATGTCAGCCATGACTGGCCATGGTGGAACAAGCAGATTCATTATTATGTGGAAGGCTGCCTGGGCTAGTGAAGCCGGGGCTTGAACGCGAATCCATTTGTAGATTTGCACAAAAAAAAGGAACTGCTGAAATCAGCAGTTCCTTTTTTTTGAGACCACTGCCGCCTTGTCCTATGCAGGAACATGCTCCGAACAGAACTGTAGCAGCGCGGCTTGCTCATCTTCTTCCATATCGAAATCGAGCAGCTGGCCTGATGAGGTCTCCAGCAGATCGTAGCTGACAATGCTTGTCTGCTCTTCTTCCACTTTGACTATCACGCGTGCGGACACGCCGTTCTCCACGTACAGCTCATCATCCTCCGGCACATCAATATTCACGACGAACTCATATCGCTTGCCGCTTAGAATATTAAAAGGATCTCTTACGTTCTCCACGGTGTAGCTTGTAAATGTCAACAAGTTGCATTCCTCATTTCTCAATTCACTGCCAGATTATTGTAACACAGTATCTGCGGCTTTGCCTTTGGTCTTCTTGATTTGCTTGCTGCGCAGTTGTCCGCAGGCCGCATCAATATCGACGCCCTGCTCCAGCCGGGTGCTGACGCTGACGCCCTGCTTCTTCAGCGTATCGAAGAACGCACGCACCGACTCCCGCTCGCTCCGCTGATACTGGCTGTGCTCATCCACGGGGTTATACGGAATCAGGTTGACGTTCGCCAACTGGCGGCGGTCTCCGATTAACTCGGCCAGCTCCAGCGCATGCTCCTCGCGGTCATTGATATCCTTCAGCAGGATATATTCCAGCGTGATTCTCCGGTTCGTCTTCTCCAGATAGTAATCAATCGCCGGCATTAACTTCTCTATAGGAATGGCCCGGTTAATCTTCATAATCTGTGTCCGCAGCTCATTATTCGGGGCATGCAGCGAGATCGCCAGATTAACCTGCATATTGGCGTCGGCGAATTCTCTGATTTTGTCCGCCAGGCCGCTGGTGGATACGGTAATTCCTTTGCCGGCTATCGCCAGACCCTTGTGGTCCTTGATAGTAATCAGGAAGTTCAGCAGATGCCGGAAGTTATCGAACGGCTCGCCGATGCCCATAACCACGACATGAGTCACCTTCTGACCCAGACCGGCCTGATCCAGGTAATGCTGCACCTTCATAATCTGCTCCACGATCTCGCCGCTGGTCAGGTCCCGGCTCTTCGCCAGCAACCCGCTTGCACAGAAGCTACAACCTATATTACAACCGACCTGAGTGGTGACACATACGGACAAGCCGTATTTTTGCCGCATCATCACCGTCTCAATCAGGTTGCCATCCTGGAGGCGGAAGAGGAACTTCACCGTACCGTCCGCTGATTCCTGCTTCACATGCTCTTCCATCGTCTGAAATACATAATGCTGTTCCAGCAGCTCTATGCATTCCTGATTCATTCCGTCCATCTCGGCGAAGCTGGTGATCCGCTTGCGGTACAGCCATTCCCAGACAGCGGTGGCCCGGGATTTCTTGTGGCCATGCTCCAGCAGCCATGCCGTCAATTGCTCCAAAGTCAATCCATAAATGGATTCTTTATTCATTTCATATCCTCTTTTCAAAACATTAAAGTTCAATCTATCTACTCTACCTTGACAGGGACATTAGCAGCAACAATACCTTATTGTCTCAAATTTCGTTTATTAAAACAAGAGGAAACACTGCGGAGTTAGGTGCTTTTGAGCCGGGAAAATAAAAAGCGCAGTCCGCAGGGACCACGCCTTTTCGCCAAACCTTATTTATACAGAACCTTCTCGACATTGTACTTCGCGCGAAGCTTGTTCACGATGTATGTCTCATAAATCTCTCTGTCCACTGGATCTTCGATGATACAGACTTCAATGCGGGTAACCTCGTCGCGGTGGGGCTTCATTACGGATACATTGTCCTCGAAATGCTTCTTGATCCGCGGTCTCAGCTTGCGGGCCTTGCCCACAAACAGCAGCTCGTCCTGATCATTGTAGAACATGAAGATGCCGCCGGCTTCGCGGGTAATCAGGTGGAAATCGGTGAATCCGTAAATATGGCTCAGCTCAGGGTTAGCTTGCTTGTAAATAATAACTTCCGGTGACGGAATGGTAATGCTGATCATTAAGCTTCACTTCCTCATTGGATATAGAAATAAATAGTATCACAGAATGGGTAACG
This genomic interval from Paenibacillus sp. FSL H8-0332 contains the following:
- the rlmN gene encoding 23S rRNA (adenine(2503)-C(2))-methyltransferase RlmN encodes the protein MNKESIYGLTLEQLTAWLLEHGHKKSRATAVWEWLYRKRITSFAEMDGMNQECIELLEQHYVFQTMEEHVKQESADGTVKFLFRLQDGNLIETVMMRQKYGLSVCVTTQVGCNIGCSFCASGLLAKSRDLTSGEIVEQIMKVQHYLDQAGLGQKVTHVVVMGIGEPFDNFRHLLNFLITIKDHKGLAIAGKGITVSTSGLADKIREFADANMQVNLAISLHAPNNELRTQIMKINRAIPIEKLMPAIDYYLEKTNRRITLEYILLKDINDREEHALELAELIGDRRQLANVNLIPYNPVDEHSQYQRSERESVRAFFDTLKKQGVSVSTRLEQGVDIDAACGQLRSKQIKKTKGKAADTVLQ
- a CDS encoding nucleotide excision repair endonuclease, which gives rise to MISITIPSPEVIIYKQANPELSHIYGFTDFHLITREAGGIFMFYNDQDELLFVGKARKLRPRIKKHFEDNVSVMKPHRDEVTRIEVCIIEDPVDREIYETYIVNKLRAKYNVEKVLYK
- a CDS encoding ATP-grasp domain-containing protein gives rise to the protein MNFIFFSPHFPKNSAEFCTHLREQGATVLGIGDAAYDQLEDKLKSALTEYYKVSNLESYEEILRAVGYFTHKYGKIDRFESLNEYWLEQDAAIRTDFNIYGTKSDFVHNLKQKSKMKEFFHKSGVSTVQFSTGTTRESVESFIQSAGFPLVVKPDLGSGASNTYKINNEEELQHFFDTKPGDVAFIIEEFIDGVILTYDGLVDRDGNVRFAVSHLFENSVMDVVNTDNHLYYFCLREISPEVEEAGRSILQAFDIRERFFHIELFKSHKDGRIIALEVNMRPPGAWMTDAINFAYDVNIYKEWASMVVHNEVGGPYEGKYYTGYASRKNHKHYAHSHEDIYREFGGKIVGYDEIEEVFSRAMGNSAYQFRSPELSEVRDIRGYIQQEEG
- a CDS encoding DUF6509 family protein produces the protein MLTFTSYTVENVRDPFNILSGKRYEFVVNIDVPEDDELYVENGVSARVIVKVEEEQTSIVSYDLLETSSGQLLDFDMEEDEQAALLQFCSEHVPA
- a CDS encoding alpha/beta hydrolase-fold protein; translation: MRISYHKEYSHNLGRDMEYKIYGHAGKPMLVFPTSLGRFYQYEDSGMIDTLSSFIEAGKLQIWACDSLDEETFFSTHWNNEDRIHRHEQYDKYIAHELIPGILHESKRSNGGTDQRILISGCSMGAYYSASFFFRYPHYFDTLIALSGVYSTYYFFGDYMSGDVYLNSPLHYLPGLTDEHYLNQYRSSTIIACVGQGAYEDEMLHETRLLQEVLGQKGIPARIDYWGHDVSHDWPWWNKQIHYYVEGCLG